A window of the Hordeum vulgare subsp. vulgare chromosome 5H, MorexV3_pseudomolecules_assembly, whole genome shotgun sequence genome harbors these coding sequences:
- the LOC123397404 gene encoding glucan endo-1,3-beta-glucosidase-like: MATSTAAAASPMRFGYVLLASLLAAAAGADLGNIGVCHGRVGGNLPAPEAAAALLRSNGIAKARLFLPDPAVLPAFAAAGIDLTVGVPNENLTFLSASGPDGALQWLRSNGLAAGPVAGRLRYLVVGNEVLYNNQFYAPHLVPAMRNLHAALASLGLDGAVKVSSAHASSVLASSYPPSAGAFDAAQMDVLRPMLRFLADTGAPFMLNAYPFISHVGDPANVPLAYALGASDEPVVRDGALAYAGLFDATVDAVVAALEREGFGGVPVAVTETGWPTAGHPAATPENAAAYNGRMAERAARGVGTPRRPGAPVEVFLFDLYDEDGKPGTEFERHFGIFRADGAKAYNINFA; this comes from the coding sequence ATGGCCACGAGCACAGCGGCAGCGGCGTCGCCAATGCGTTTCGGCTACGTCCTCCTGGCCTCGCTGCTCGCCGCGGCGGCCGGCGCCGACCTGGGGAACATCGGCGTGTGCCACGGCCGCGTGGGCGGCAACCTGCCGGCCCCTGAGGCGGCCGCGGCGCTGCTGAGGAGCAACGGGATCGCCAAGGCGCGGCTCTTCCTCCCCGACCCGGCCGTGCTCCCGGCCTTCGCCGCGGCCGGCATCGACCTCACCGTCGGCGTGCCCAACGAGAACCTCACCTTCCTCTCTGCGTCCGGGCCCGACGGCGCGCTGCAGTGGCTGCGCTCGAACGGGCTCGCCGCAGGCCCAGTCGCCGGCCGGCTGCGGTACCTCGTCGTCGGCAACGAGGTGCTCTACAACAACCAGTTCTACGCGCCGCACCTGGTGCCGGCCATGCGGAACCTGCACGCCGCGCTGGCGTCCCTCGGGCTCGACGGCGCCGTCAAGGTCTCCTCGGCGCACGCCTCGTCGGTGCTCGCGTCCTCCTACCCGCCCTCGGCGGGGGCCTTCGACGCCGCCCAGATGGACGTGCTCCGGCCCATGCTGCGGTTCCTGGCCGACACCGGCGCGCCCTTCATGCTCAACGCCTACCCGTTCATCAGCCACGTCGGCGACCCGGCCAACGTGCCGCTCGCCTACGCGCTCGGCGCCTCCGACGAGCCCGTGGTGCGCGACGGCGCCCTGGCGTACGCGGGCCTGTTCGACGCGACCGTGGACGCCGTGGTGGCAGCGCTGGAGCGGGAGGGCTTCGGCGGCGTGCCGGTCGCGGTGACCGAGACCGGGTGGCCCACCGCGGGGCACCCGGCCGCgacgccggagaacgcggcggcttACAACGGGAGGATGGCGGAGCGGGCGGCGCGGGGCGTCGGCACGCCGCGCCGGCCCGGGGCGCCCGTGGAGGTGTTCCTGTTCGACCTCTACGACGAGGACGGCAAGCCCGGCACCGAGTTCGAGCGCCACTTCGGCATCTTCCGGGCCGACGGCGCCAAGGCCTACAACATCAACTTTGCCTAG